Proteins encoded in a region of the Panthera tigris isolate Pti1 chromosome B2, P.tigris_Pti1_mat1.1, whole genome shotgun sequence genome:
- the MAPK13 gene encoding mitogen-activated protein kinase 13 — MSFTRKKGFYKQDVNKTAWELPKTYVSPTHVGSGAYGAVCSAIDKRSGEKVAIKKLSRPFQSEIFAKRAYRELRLLKHMQHENVIGLLDVFTPASSLRGFHDFYLVMPFMQTDLQKIMGMEFSEDKIQYLVYQMLKGLKYIHSAGVVHRDLKPGNLAVNEDCELKILDFGLARHADAEMTGYVVTRWYRAPEVILSWMHYNQTVDIWSVGCIMAEMLTGKTLFKGKDYLDQLSQILKVTGVPGAEFVQKLNDKAAKSYIQSLPQSPKKDFSQLFPRASPQATDLLEKMLELDVDKRLTASQALAHPFFEPFRDPEEETEAPQPFDDSLEHEKLTVDEWKQHIYKEIVNFSPIARKDSRRRCGMKLQ, encoded by the exons ATGAGCTTCACCCGGAAAAAGGGCTTCTACAAGCAGGACGTCAACAAGACCGCCTGGGAGCTGCCCAAGACCTACGTGTCGCCGACGCACGTAGGCAGCGGGGCCTACGGCGCCGTGTG CTCCGCCATCGACAAGCGGTCaggggagaaggtggccatcaAGAAGCTGAGCCGGCCCTTCCAGTCGGAGATCTTTGCCAAGCGGGCCTACCGAGAGCTGCGCCTGCTGAAGCACATGCAGCATGAGAAT GTCATCGGGCTCCTGGATGTCTtcaccccagcctcctccctgcgtGGCTTCCATGACTT CTACCTGGTGATGCCCTTCATGCAGACAGACCTGCAGAAGATCATGGGGATGGAGTTCAGTGAGGACAAGATCCAGTACCTGGTGTATCAGATGCTCAAGGGTCTTAAG tACATCCACTCAGCTGGGGTCGTCCACAGG GACCTGAAGCCGGGCAACCTGGCCGTAAACGAGGACTGTGAGCTGAAG ATCTTGGATTTTGGGCTGGCCCGGCATGCAGATGCTGAGATGACCGGCTATGTGGTGACCCGCTGGTACCGGGCCCCTGAGGTGATCCTCAGCTGGATGCACTACAACCAGACTG TGGACATCTGGTCTGTGGGCTGTATCATGGCAGAGATGCTGACCGGGAAAACTCTGTTCAAGGGGAAAGATT ACCTGGACCAGCTGTCCCAGATCCTGAAAGTGACCGGGGTGCCGGGTGCAGAGTTTGTGCAGAAGTTGAATGACAAAGCA GCCAAATCCTACATCCAGTCCCTGCCACAGAGCCCCAAGAAGGATTTCTCTCAGCTCTTCCCACGGGCCAGCCCCCAGG CCACAGACCTGCTAGAGAAGATGTTGGAGCTGGACGTGGACAAGCGTCTGACGGCCTCGCAGGCCCTCGCCCACCCCTTCTTTGAACCCTTCCGAGACccggaggaggagacagaggcccCGCAGCCATTTGATGACTCCTTAGAACATGAGAAACTCACAGTGGATGAATGGAAGC AGCACATCTACAAGGAGATTGTGAACTTCAGCCCCATTGCCCGGAAGGACTCACGGCGCCGGTGTGGCATGAAGCTGCAGTGA